TGTTAATGAAATACTGCTGGACTATCCCGCCGATATTGAACACCACCCAGTAAAGGGCCAGCCCTGCCGGGACACTGCCTGCAATCCAGGCTATGAAAACAGGCATTGTGTACAGCATCATCCTTTGAGTGGGATCGGACGTAGTGGTCGTCATTTTGGACTGTAAGAAAGTAGTTACTCCGGCCAGAATCGGCAATATATAGTAAGGGTCCTTCACGCTAAGGTTGGGCACCCAGAGGAAAACGGCGTGGGCAGTATTAATATAAGGAAAATTGAAAAGCGAGCGATATAAGGCGATCAGTATCGGCATCTGGATCAAAAGCGGAAGGCATCCTGCTGCAGGGTTAACATTATGTTCCCTGTATAGCTCCATGATGGCCTGCTGCATTTTTTTCGGGTCCTTGTTCTTCCATTTTTCCTGTATTTCCTTAACCTTCGGCTGTATCTGCTGCATGGCCAGCATCGACTTCATTTGCTTGTGCGACAGTGGATAAAGTACCATCTTAACTATAATGGTAAGCAAGATGATGGCTATCCCGTAACTGGGCAGGCCAGCCGCCACGGTCAACTGGTACAGCCAATTCAGCAGCCAGGTCATACCATTTACAATAGAACTGAATATTTCCATAATATTAAACTTGCCTCCCTGCCAGGTCGTTTAAAAAGTCCCGCCGGTTTTTCAGCAGCACTTATACCGGATCGTAACCGCCGGGATGAAACGGATGACACTTCAAGATCCTTTTTAAAGCCATCCATGTGCCTCTAACAGCGCCGTACTTCTCCACCGCCTGCAAGGCATAACCGGAACAAGTAGGCACAAACCGGCAAGTTGGCGCTTTTAGCGGTGACAGCACAATCTGGTAAAATCTTATTATTTTTAACAAAAGGATCTTCAGCGCTATCAACTCCTGTTAATCTCAGCCCTTTTGAGCAACTTCAGGATGCTCTCCTCTACCTGCTGGCATTTCAAATCCGTCATATCACGGCGCGCCATAAAAACAAAATCGTAACCTTCAGGAAATTTTTCTTTGTTGAGGCGGCAGGCCTCTCTTAGAAGCCTCCTGGCCCTGTTTCTCCTTACGGCGCTTCTTATCTTCCTGCTTACGGCAAACCCGTAGCGGCACCTTCCTAAATTGTTATCCAGGAAGTACATCACAATATGGCGGTCGGCCACCGACTTGCCCCGCCTGCAAACCCTGCCATAATCCTTATTCTTCTTCAGAACGTCCAGAACCTTCATTACAAATCTTACGTTCCTTTTTATTACTTAATTATAACCCCCTGCCTTTCCCAACT
The window above is part of the Pelotomaculum thermopropionicum SI genome. Proteins encoded here:
- the RnpA gene encoding RNase P protein component, which produces MKVLDVLKKNKDYGRVCRRGKSVADRHIVMYFLDNNLGRCRYGFAVSRKIRSAVRRNRARRLLREACRLNKEKFPEGYDFVFMARRDMTDLKCQQVEESILKLLKRAEINRS
- the YidC gene encoding preprotein translocase subunit YidC, with translation MEIFSSIVNGMTWLLNWLYQLTVAAGLPSYGIAIILLTIIVKMVLYPLSHKQMKSMLAMQQIQPKVKEIQEKWKNKDPKKMQQAIMELYREHNVNPAAGCLPLLIQMPILIALYRSLFNFPYINTAHAVFLWVPNLSVKDPYYILPILAGVTTFLQSKMTTTTSDPTQRMMLYTMPVFIAWIAGSVPAGLALYWVVFNIGGIVQQYFINKQAVSLKGEAGGS